In a single window of the Rhodopirellula bahusiensis genome:
- a CDS encoding type III polyketide synthase — MTAQILSIATAQPTHKADLAFSTLCAQSMSCEDEKQALKLAKLYRRTGVDTRGSVLVEKGDAGELTQSFYPPLEEGCDRGPTMATRNDRFAAEAPTLACRAGQGALDGSGISPDDVTHVVTVTCTGFTAPGIDVQLIDKLGLPITTQRIQVGFMGCHGLVNALRTARGLVAADPDAVVLIVCIELCSLHYQYGYDAQRIVSGSLFADGSAGLIVAGDDCPESSVESPLGEIVSVGSCLIRDSHDAMTWRIGDNGFIMTLEASVPGFIETNLREFLVPWLAKSGLDLDSIGGWAVHPGGVRILQSVETALELPSDALDVSREVLREHGNMSSATLGFVLQKFQQRDVPGPWLMLGFGPGLEIEVAVVR; from the coding sequence ATGACTGCCCAGATTCTATCCATTGCGACGGCACAGCCGACGCACAAGGCTGACCTAGCGTTCTCGACTCTTTGTGCCCAAAGCATGTCGTGCGAGGATGAGAAGCAAGCTTTGAAATTGGCGAAGCTCTACCGTCGAACGGGTGTGGATACCCGCGGAAGTGTGTTGGTTGAAAAAGGTGACGCTGGTGAGCTGACTCAGTCGTTCTACCCACCGTTGGAAGAAGGTTGTGATCGCGGGCCGACCATGGCCACTCGCAACGATCGCTTTGCCGCCGAAGCACCGACGCTCGCATGTCGAGCCGGGCAGGGGGCTTTGGATGGCAGTGGCATCTCACCCGATGATGTTACTCATGTTGTCACCGTCACTTGTACCGGGTTCACAGCGCCGGGAATCGATGTGCAGTTGATCGACAAGCTTGGTTTGCCGATCACGACCCAGCGAATCCAAGTTGGCTTCATGGGGTGCCATGGTTTGGTCAACGCTCTTCGAACTGCGCGCGGTTTGGTAGCTGCTGATCCCGACGCGGTTGTGTTGATCGTTTGCATCGAACTTTGCAGTCTGCACTATCAATACGGATACGACGCTCAACGGATCGTTTCCGGATCGCTGTTCGCGGATGGTTCGGCTGGGTTGATCGTGGCGGGCGACGATTGTCCTGAGTCGAGTGTCGAATCACCACTTGGTGAAATTGTCTCGGTGGGGTCCTGCCTGATCCGAGACAGCCACGATGCGATGACATGGCGAATCGGTGACAACGGATTCATCATGACGCTCGAGGCCAGCGTGCCTGGATTCATCGAAACTAACCTTCGCGAATTTCTGGTGCCTTGGCTGGCGAAATCAGGATTGGATTTGGATTCGATCGGCGGTTGGGCGGTGCACCCCGGTGGTGTTCGGATTTTGCAGTCCGTCGAAACCGCGTTGGAGTTGCCTTCGGATGCGCTCGATGTTTCTCGCGAAGTGTTGCGAGAGCACGGCAACATGTCGTCGGCAACCCTCGGATTTGTTCTCCAGAAATTTCAGCAGCGAGACGTTCCTGGCCCTTGGTTGATGCTGGGGTTTGGTCCTGGGTTGGAAATTGAAGTCGCCGTCGTCCGCTGA
- a CDS encoding NAD(P)/FAD-dependent oxidoreductase, with the protein MNGVDETLGMGKVAIIGAGVAGSAAAIRFAQRGARVTLFERAVFPREKVCGCCLGAAGLAALDAIGVGQSIRERGVPTTFFHGFFQTTEKEPKNTESVAAAGEFVRGVRVPIQEGSALSRADLDQHLLSLAVQAGVEVRQPCEATIVSESGEKVLVDTGCKSLEEFDLVVVASGLTGRFRQRDAADLHWVETPNGPMGLSAHVSESDASKVGWHLDPGEIQMHCGGDGYVGIVRLPNGDLDIAAAIHPRRKSTSDVAGGRQGIQQQILALLLGSGLFNSAQSQQLGHWFTEVAQWQTTPPLRRRRLSGRGRIVAIGDAAGYVEPLTGEGMTWGIEGGLAVADLWALYRLQQMTPNGGADFGANWELRATKFQTRRRQLCRWVTGMVRYRPARWLACHGLRRAHWLATPFTRSLANGPRFDTTSTIHRTASSFADASLRTHVSS; encoded by the coding sequence GTGAACGGAGTTGACGAAACGCTGGGAATGGGAAAGGTCGCGATCATCGGTGCTGGCGTGGCGGGATCAGCCGCGGCAATTCGATTTGCTCAGCGGGGCGCCCGCGTCACCTTGTTCGAACGAGCTGTCTTCCCTCGGGAAAAAGTCTGCGGCTGTTGCTTGGGTGCTGCTGGGTTGGCGGCGTTGGATGCGATCGGCGTTGGGCAATCGATTCGAGAACGTGGCGTTCCAACGACGTTCTTCCATGGTTTCTTTCAGACCACTGAAAAGGAACCGAAAAATACTGAAAGTGTGGCAGCGGCAGGTGAATTCGTCCGCGGTGTTCGCGTTCCCATTCAAGAAGGCAGCGCCCTTTCGCGAGCTGATTTGGATCAGCATTTGTTGAGCCTGGCGGTGCAGGCTGGCGTGGAAGTGCGTCAGCCCTGTGAGGCGACCATCGTTTCGGAGTCCGGTGAAAAGGTTTTGGTCGACACCGGATGCAAATCGCTCGAGGAATTCGATTTGGTGGTCGTAGCGTCGGGGTTGACCGGTCGTTTTCGGCAACGCGATGCGGCCGATTTGCATTGGGTCGAAACACCCAATGGTCCGATGGGGCTATCCGCTCATGTGAGCGAGTCTGACGCGAGCAAAGTCGGGTGGCATTTGGATCCCGGCGAGATCCAAATGCATTGCGGAGGTGATGGCTATGTGGGAATCGTGCGGCTACCGAATGGGGATTTGGACATCGCCGCGGCCATTCATCCTCGACGGAAATCAACGTCCGACGTCGCAGGTGGGCGGCAGGGGATTCAGCAGCAGATCCTGGCGTTATTGTTGGGTTCGGGGCTTTTTAACTCGGCCCAATCTCAGCAACTGGGTCACTGGTTCACCGAAGTTGCCCAGTGGCAAACCACACCACCGCTCAGACGCAGGCGTCTCAGTGGGCGGGGGCGAATCGTCGCGATTGGGGATGCAGCCGGCTATGTCGAACCGCTGACGGGGGAGGGGATGACCTGGGGGATTGAAGGCGGATTGGCGGTGGCTGATTTGTGGGCTTTGTATCGCTTGCAGCAGATGACGCCTAACGGTGGAGCCGATTTTGGTGCAAACTGGGAACTTCGAGCAACGAAGTTTCAAACCCGCCGTCGGCAATTGTGCCGGTGGGTCACCGGGATGGTTCGATATCGTCCGGCTCGCTGGTTAGCATGTCATGGTCTACGACGTGCTCATTGGTTGGCGACTCCTTTCACTCGTAGTCTCGCAAACGGACCGCGTTTCGACACAACGTCCACCATCCATCGCACCGCATCGAGCTTCGCGGACGCTTCTCTTCGGACTCACGTCTCTTCATGA
- a CDS encoding methyltransferase domain-containing protein: MSSTRVRSDEWMDDPNLDPDRHRQALVGLARLNRISLVSRVFYPRLAKLASQQPRRSLRVLDVASGSADLPIDWLCRAKRQGIRMEVTSLDCSETAMDFASESAKAADVTLGTVVRDCLTDGLPSGFDVVTNSLFMHHLENYQAVRLIQEMWRVSERSVLICDLDRSTVNLALVAAASRLVSRSDVVHHDATTSVRSAFSRPEFSRLLRQAMGYDIPVRISFPCRFLAVIDQACVAELAGTPSPILSGAIP; this comes from the coding sequence ATGAGCTCCACACGCGTTCGCAGTGATGAGTGGATGGACGATCCCAATTTGGATCCAGATCGACATCGCCAGGCATTGGTTGGATTGGCTCGGTTGAACCGAATCAGTTTGGTATCGAGAGTCTTCTACCCGCGGTTGGCCAAACTGGCCTCGCAGCAACCACGTCGATCTCTGCGCGTATTGGATGTTGCCAGCGGCAGCGCCGATTTGCCGATCGATTGGTTGTGCCGAGCCAAACGGCAAGGTATTCGAATGGAAGTCACGTCGTTGGATTGCAGCGAAACCGCCATGGACTTCGCGTCGGAATCGGCCAAGGCGGCTGACGTCACCTTGGGAACGGTTGTGCGAGACTGTTTGACCGATGGGTTGCCCTCAGGATTTGATGTGGTGACCAATTCGCTGTTCATGCATCACCTGGAAAACTATCAGGCGGTTCGCTTGATTCAGGAAATGTGGCGAGTGAGTGAACGGTCCGTGCTGATTTGTGACCTGGATCGCTCAACGGTCAATTTGGCTTTGGTTGCCGCTGCGTCTCGCCTGGTTTCGCGAAGCGATGTCGTTCACCACGATGCGACCACGAGTGTCCGATCTGCGTTCAGTCGTCCCGAGTTTTCGCGGCTTCTCCGGCAAGCAATGGGATATGACATTCCGGTACGCATATCCTTTCCGTGCCGGTTCTTGGCCGTGATTGATCAGGCGTGCGTGGCAGAGTTGGCGGGAACACCATCACCCATTTTGTCGGGCGCGATTCCGTGA
- a CDS encoding 2-hydroxyacid dehydrogenase, producing MKIACFSTKPYDEQFLSAASQEFEHEFVFLEHRLDASTVVLADGCDAVCAFVNDTLDASVLEQLGKLEIGLLAMRCAGVNNVDLDAAAKLGVRVVRVPRYSPYAVAEHTIGLILTLNRKIHKAYNRVRENNFSIDGFLGFDLHGRTFGVIGTGAIGRTLASIVVGFGCRVLLYDPYPNDEARKLGEYVELEQLLAESDLVSLQCPLTPETHHLIDADRLSKMKRGAMLVNTSRGGLVDTSAAIEGLKSGQLGGFALDVYEEESGVFFEDLSQQVMQDDVLSRLMTFPNVLVTSHQAFFTREALETIAQTTLQSIGAFSRGEELVNEVVASPS from the coding sequence ATGAAGATCGCCTGCTTCAGCACCAAGCCCTACGATGAGCAATTCTTGTCAGCGGCTTCGCAAGAGTTCGAGCACGAGTTTGTTTTCTTGGAGCACCGCCTGGATGCATCAACGGTGGTGTTGGCGGATGGATGCGATGCGGTTTGTGCGTTCGTCAATGACACGTTGGATGCATCGGTTCTCGAGCAACTTGGGAAGCTTGAAATTGGCTTGCTCGCGATGCGATGTGCGGGCGTCAACAATGTTGACTTGGATGCTGCCGCAAAGTTGGGAGTCCGTGTCGTTCGAGTTCCTCGCTATTCGCCCTACGCGGTGGCGGAGCACACGATCGGACTGATTTTGACTTTGAATCGGAAGATCCACAAAGCTTACAATCGGGTGCGTGAAAACAACTTTTCGATTGACGGCTTCTTGGGATTTGATCTGCACGGCCGAACCTTTGGTGTGATCGGAACCGGTGCGATTGGTCGCACGTTGGCGTCGATCGTCGTCGGCTTTGGTTGCCGGGTGTTATTGTATGATCCCTATCCAAACGACGAGGCCAGAAAGCTTGGCGAGTATGTTGAGCTGGAACAATTGCTGGCCGAGTCCGATTTGGTTTCGTTGCAGTGCCCGCTGACACCAGAGACACACCATTTGATCGACGCAGACCGGCTGAGCAAAATGAAACGCGGTGCGATGTTGGTCAACACATCTCGCGGCGGATTGGTGGACACGTCAGCGGCCATCGAAGGTTTGAAGTCCGGGCAGTTGGGCGGGTTCGCCTTGGATGTCTATGAAGAGGAATCAGGCGTGTTCTTTGAAGATCTTTCTCAGCAAGTCATGCAAGACGATGTGCTCTCGCGTTTGATGACGTTCCCAAATGTGTTGGTGACTTCACACCAAGCCTTCTTCACTCGGGAGGCTTTGGAAACGATTGCTCAAACCACTCTTCAGAGCATTGGCGCGTTCAGCCGCGGCGAAGAGTTGGTCAATGAGGTTGTCGCATCACCATCATGA
- a CDS encoding prolipoprotein diacylglyceryl transferase, which yields MRRTLFLIPHEFAGWPIFGIGWALMFLVIAVLAFIGWESRRGGLGASAAARQISGFALMAAVILVVVVPRTELVNTLGDPVGVAVRGYGMFLMLAAVASVGLAAWRAERAGLGADSILQLAPWTFIGGLLGARVFYVTQYFQDFMRPTWGETLMSMAALNQGGLVVYGGFIGGFIASLIALKRHQTPIWRIGDVIIPCVFVGLLFGRLGCLMNGCCYGGECEAGPLAVRFPAGSQVHAEQLLSGDLLGIEGQPVVSEEETRPGQSRMVVDSVRPNSLASQAGVEAGQTLTIALDPSYRDEVPLNRPAEEALPGVIVLKGDEVLKRFSPQDLPSIAEPVWGTQIISSVFAAIMFVVLLVVERILHRRPTQSDDTAKQQAFTGGRRPGVLMLIGFIAYGVLRIVLEWIRVDEKGQFGTSLSISQWVSLIVIAASLVTLFIRWRGVDSASGQRPGDGDSRMVGGSSVAGDAAATGS from the coding sequence ATGCGTCGGACGCTGTTTTTGATCCCTCACGAATTCGCGGGCTGGCCCATTTTCGGGATTGGTTGGGCGTTGATGTTCCTGGTGATCGCCGTTTTGGCTTTCATCGGCTGGGAATCTCGCCGGGGTGGCCTTGGGGCCTCCGCTGCCGCTCGCCAAATTTCAGGCTTCGCCCTGATGGCCGCGGTGATCCTGGTCGTGGTGGTTCCGAGAACCGAATTGGTCAACACGCTGGGCGATCCAGTCGGTGTCGCGGTCCGCGGGTACGGGATGTTCCTGATGCTGGCCGCGGTTGCGTCGGTTGGCTTGGCGGCTTGGCGGGCCGAGCGTGCCGGATTGGGAGCGGACTCAATTTTGCAATTGGCACCGTGGACGTTCATCGGCGGCCTGTTGGGCGCACGCGTTTTCTACGTCACTCAGTATTTCCAAGATTTCATGCGACCGACCTGGGGCGAAACGCTGATGTCGATGGCGGCACTCAACCAAGGTGGATTGGTCGTCTACGGCGGTTTCATCGGCGGGTTTATCGCCTCGTTGATCGCTTTGAAACGACATCAGACACCGATCTGGCGGATCGGAGATGTGATCATCCCCTGCGTGTTTGTGGGATTGCTGTTTGGACGGTTGGGGTGCTTGATGAACGGTTGCTGCTACGGCGGTGAATGCGAAGCGGGGCCATTGGCGGTTCGGTTCCCGGCTGGCTCGCAAGTCCACGCGGAACAATTGTTGTCAGGCGACTTGTTGGGAATTGAGGGCCAGCCGGTCGTCTCAGAAGAAGAGACGCGGCCTGGTCAATCACGCATGGTCGTGGATTCCGTGCGTCCAAATTCATTGGCCAGTCAAGCGGGAGTCGAAGCGGGACAAACGCTCACCATTGCCCTGGATCCATCCTACCGAGACGAGGTTCCGTTGAATCGTCCCGCGGAGGAAGCCTTGCCGGGTGTCATCGTGCTAAAGGGTGACGAAGTTTTGAAGAGATTCTCGCCTCAGGACTTGCCGTCGATTGCGGAGCCTGTTTGGGGCACGCAAATTATCAGTTCCGTTTTTGCAGCGATCATGTTTGTCGTTTTGCTGGTTGTGGAACGGATCCTGCACCGACGCCCCACGCAGTCCGATGACACCGCGAAACAGCAAGCCTTCACGGGCGGACGTCGACCGGGTGTCTTGATGCTGATTGGTTTCATTGCCTACGGCGTGCTTCGAATCGTGTTGGAATGGATTCGAGTGGATGAAAAGGGCCAGTTCGGAACTTCATTATCGATCTCGCAATGGGTCAGTCTGATCGTCATCGCGGCCAGCCTGGTGACGCTGTTCATTCGTTGGCGTGGAGTGGACTCGGCATCGGGGCAGCGTCCCGGCGATGGTGACTCGCGGATGGTTGGCGGTTCAAGCGTTGCGGGTGACGCCGCAGCAACCGGATCGTGA